A single Pedobacter sp. PACM 27299 DNA region contains:
- a CDS encoding DUF4142 domain-containing protein, whose product MNTLRITAISILLSCLIYSCSTSRNFSAEGKRKGSKITTVNPTINNPTRSIINASGDGLTPGISQTRAAGSKVAANNIASDAIGRANMIAKGKQLSLEALTDAELISRIVAAQQMEISASNRAVRTLTKDKIKDYAGMVSAELSAIQKDLKKLSSQKNIVLEKDVLWGGTPKTDLGFVTMMLESNRNLISLYNRGSNADDAELKEFTLKQLPILKKHLEVALELSQEIK is encoded by the coding sequence ATGAATACACTTCGCATCACCGCAATTTCAATACTGTTGTCCTGTCTGATCTACTCCTGTTCTACCTCCAGAAATTTCTCTGCTGAAGGGAAAAGAAAAGGCAGTAAAATCACCACGGTTAACCCGACGATAAATAACCCAACCAGGTCTATAATTAATGCCAGTGGTGATGGGCTAACGCCTGGAATCAGCCAGACAAGAGCTGCTGGTTCAAAGGTTGCGGCGAACAACATCGCCAGTGATGCAATTGGGAGAGCGAATATGATCGCTAAGGGAAAACAGCTATCTTTGGAAGCATTGACCGACGCAGAGTTGATCAGCAGGATAGTCGCAGCTCAGCAAATGGAAATCAGTGCAAGTAATAGAGCGGTACGTACCCTAACAAAAGACAAGATTAAGGACTATGCTGGCATGGTATCTGCCGAGCTTAGCGCAATTCAAAAGGACTTGAAAAAGTTAAGTTCGCAGAAAAACATCGTACTGGAAAAGGATGTATTATGGGGAGGCACGCCTAAAACAGATCTAGGTTTTGTGACCATGATGCTGGAAAGCAACCGCAACCTCATTTCCCTTTATAACAGAGGAAGTAATGCTGATGACGCGGAATTGAAGGAATTTACGCTGAAACAATTGCCAATATTAAAAAAACACCTGGAAGTTGCTTTGGAACTGAGTCAGGAAATAAAATAA